One window of the Aptenodytes patagonicus chromosome 17, bAptPat1.pri.cur, whole genome shotgun sequence genome contains the following:
- the LOC143168298 gene encoding C-C motif chemokine 4-like, with protein sequence MKVSAALFALLLIAASCSQTFSGPVGSDLPVCCFSYTHHKLPQRLILRYYSTSTSCTLPAIVFITKKGRQVCANPSDTWVQSYLQNLKQN encoded by the exons ATGAAGGTCTCTGCAgccctttttgctcttctgctcatTGCAGCCTCTTGCTCCCAAACTTTCTCCGGCCCAG TTGGATCCGACCTCCCAGTCTGCTGCTTCTCTTACACACACCACAAGCTCCCGCAGAGGCTCATCCTGCGTTATTACAGCACCAGCACCAGTTGCACCCTGCCAGCCATCGT GTTCATCACAAAGAAAGGCCGCCAGGTCTGTGCCAATCCCAGTGACACCTGGGTTCAAAGTTACCTGCAAAACTTGAAGCAGAACTGA
- the LOC143168300 gene encoding C-C motif chemokine 4 homolog, whose product MKVSVAALAVLIAAFCYQTSAAPIGSDPPTSCCFTYASRQLPRSFVVEYYETNSLCSQPAIVFITKKGREVCTNPEQDWVQQYVNELELN is encoded by the exons ATGAAGGTCTCTGTGGCTGCCCTCGCTGTTCTCATCGCCGCCTTCTGCTACCAGACCTCCGCTGCGCCAA TTGGCTCCGACCCGCCGACCTCCTGCTGCTTCACCTACGCCTCCCGGCAGCTGCCCCGCAGCTTCGTGGTGGAGTACTACGAGACCAACAGCCTGTGCTCCCAGCCAGCCATCGT GTTTATCACAAAGAAGGGCCGTGAAGTCTGCACCAACCCCGAGCAGGACTGGGTCCAGCAGTACGTGAACGAGCTGGAGCTGAACTGA